In Macadamia integrifolia cultivar HAES 741 chromosome 5, SCU_Mint_v3, whole genome shotgun sequence, a single window of DNA contains:
- the LOC122080105 gene encoding transaldolase-like encodes MASISKFPTTNLASSSSSRSFRSSESRLLVGFSPISTVNRGFSSLKLSIRRNYVHDRSLIVRCSQIDGNGAQTKRTVLHDLYEKEGQSPWYDNLCRPVTDLLPLIASGVRGVTSNPAIFQKAISSSNAYNEQFSELIKAGKDIESAYWELVIKDIQDACKLFEPIYDQTDAADGYVSVEVSPMLADDMEGTVEAAKWLHKVVDRPNVYIKIPATAACVPSIKEVISLGISVNVTLIFSLARYEAVIDAYLDGLEASGLSDLSKVTSVASFFVSRVDTLVDKMLEKNGIPEALDLRGKAAVAQAALAYQLYQKKFSGPRWEALEKKGAKKQRVLWASTSVKNPAYPDTLYVAPLIGPDSVSTMPDQALLAFIDHGAVSRTIDSNVSEAEGIYSALEKLGIDWNEVGTQLELEGVDSFKKSFESLLVTLQEKANTLKLVTL; translated from the exons ATGGCTTCCATTTCAAAGTTTCCAACCACCAATTTGgcttcttcttcgtcctctCGCAGCTTCAGATCCTCCGAATCGAGACTTCTGGTTGGTTTCTCCCCCATATCCACTGTTAACAGAGGTTTCTCGTCCTTGAAGCTATCCATTCGAAGGAACTATGTGCACGATCGATCCTTGAT TGTGAGGTGCTCCCAAATTGATGGGAATGGTGCCCAAACCAAGAGAACCGTTCTTCATGATCTTTACGAGAAGGAAGGGCAAAGTCCTTGGTACGATAATCTCTGCCGCCCTGTCACGGATTTGCTGCCTCTGATTGCAAGTGGGGTTAGAGGAGTCACCAGCAACCCAGCG ATCTTCCAGAAGGCGATATCTTCATCAAACGCTTACAATGAGCAGTTCAG TGAACTTATAAAAGCGGGAAAAGACATTGAATCTGCATACTGGGAACTTGTAATCAAGGACATTCAAGATGCATGCAAGCTCTTTGAACCAATCTACGATCAAACTGATGCAGCCGATGGCTATGTGTCTGTTGAAGTTTCTCCGATGCTAGCTGATGATATGGAAGGTACTGTAGAGGCTGCAAAATGGCTTCATAAGGTGGTTGACCGCCCTAATGTGTACATAAAGATCCCTGCAACAGCAGCATGCGTCCCTTCTATAAAAGAAGTTATTTCTCTTGGTATCAGTGTCAATGTTACT CTCATATTCTCCCTTGCAAGATATGAAGCTGTAATTGATGCTTATTTGGATGGGTTAGAGGCTTCTGGTTTGAGTGACCTCTCCAAAGTTACAAGCGTTGCTTCCTTCTTTGTGAGTCGGGTAGACACCCTCGTTGACAAGATGCTGGAGAAAAATGGAATCCCTGAGGCCCTTGATCTCCGAGGGAAG GCTGCCGTAGCTCAAGCGGCATTGGCGTACCAGCTCTACCAGAAGAAATTCTCTGGCCCTAGATGGGAGGCTTTGGAGAAGAAAGGTGCCAAGAAGCAGAGGGTGCTTTGGGCCTCAACCAGTGTCAAGAATCCAGCCTATCCTGATACCTTATATGTTGCCCCACTTATTGGACCAGATAGT GTGTCAACCATGCCTGACCAAGCACTCCTAGCATTCATCGACCATGGTGCCGTCTCGAGGACAATTGACTCAAACGTCTCAGAGGCTGAAGGCATCTACAGTGCACTTGAGAAATTGGGAATTGACTGGAACGAAGTTGGGACCCAACTTGAACTTGAAGGTGTGGATTCTTTTAAGAAGAGCTTCGAGAGCCTACTTGTTACCTTACAAGAGAAGGCGAATACCCTTAAGTTGGTCACACTGTGA